Part of the Pseudomonadota bacterium genome is shown below.
GGCACCCAACCGGTGTTCTGGCTCACTGCGGGTGCTTTGGGGATCTTGGCTGTGCTGAGCAACTACACCGCGGCGTTTCGGATCCACAGCGTCTACGCCGCGCTGGCGGCTAGTCACAGCGCCCCCAAACCGGCCCCTGCAGCAACCGAGCCCTTGCCCCTGCGCAGGGCCAAGGCCAGATAATGCACTCGGCAAGGACGTACGAGAGCGCCCGCAGCCACGAGCGCCAGCCTTGGGCAGGGCTGCCCGCGGCTCGCTCGGCTCGCAGCGACACAGTGGCGGCCGCTCGGGTCACGCCCACGCTGCTCGAATGCGGGGCGTCCGCCTACGCTCGCATTGTCTCGCGCATCGAACAGTCACGACGGCACATCGTTGTTCGCTGTTTCGACTGGCGCGACGATGACTCTGGAGACCTGATCGGAAGGGCCGTGCTGCGCGCAGCCGAGCGCGGGGTTCGCGTCGACATCTACAAGGATCTCGTAGGCGCGTCCTACGAGCACTTCGAGGCCGGAAAGCACAGCTTCTTTCACAAGGAGATCGGTGCCAAGAGCCGCTTCGAGGTTTGGTTTTTGCGCATGGTCTACAGGCAGGGCGGTCCGCGCAAGCAAGAACGCAGCGAGCTGGCGGAGGCGATCCTCGGCCATCCGCGGATCACCGTTCACCACGACCGGCGCCGTTTCGACCATTCCAAGGTCTACATCTTCGATGACCAGCGCATGATCCTCGGCGGCATGGGCATCGGCGACGACTTCCAGCTGCGCAACATCGATTTCATGGTCGAGCTCGACTGCCGCGAGGCCGTGAGCCGCTACC
Proteins encoded:
- a CDS encoding phosphatidylserine/phosphatidylglycerophosphate/cardiolipin synthase family protein, with protein sequence MHSARTYESARSHERQPWAGLPAARSARSDTVAAARVTPTLLECGASAYARIVSRIEQSRRHIVVRCFDWRDDDSGDLIGRAVLRAAERGVRVDIYKDLVGASYEHFEAGKHSFFHKEIGAKSRFEVWFLRMVYRQGGPRKQERSELAEAILGHPRITVHHDRRRFDHSKVYIFDDQRMILGGMGIGDDFQLRNIDFMVELDCREAVSRYHARNHGSACFDPSRRLDFMLHNRSIDGRRGGSLLGDRLALIDGAERSLSIEMAYLGDRRFTEALIRAVARGVQVKLLAPERANVLASLNRACCDEILRRTGAPRNLRILLHPRMVHGKVMVVDHAIVEIGSANFTPISHGTYEEVDLYLRDHEFARIVEAAIERHSAGAAVYGARIPYNRVYQLFERSIVAYQARNGQRAPRA